In Toxoplasma gondii ME49 chromosome II, whole genome shotgun sequence, the genomic stretch tatgtatatatatatatatatatcatatatatatacatatatatatatatatatcatatatatatcatatatatatatatatatatatatattgatagaTCGATAGGGTTTCGATATATATACTCTGTTTACATACATCTATATGTGCATAATGCAGCGGGTATTTCTGTGTttggagaggagggaaggtCGATTGTTTTGAGGGGGGATGTTGAAATTTCCGCTGGACGTTAGAGGCAAAAGGTTTCCATGCTGGGGGCGCCTCCCCACGCGGGCAGGAAGCTGCTTTCGCTCTGTCGCAtctgctgtctgtacagctgcaTTTGCTGCTCAAGTGTCTCCTGCATCTTTCGCTTCACATCCCACTGCGCCGCCGTCAGTTCGCGCTCCTCGCGGgactctcctctctctcccgatgctctttctccggcggtctgcgcctcctcggacgcatgcactgcggCTTCCGCGGCCCTGAACTCGCCAGAGGGAGACATCTGAACTTCCGCCGAGACGAGAGCGCTCTGCCGCCGGATGCATTCTCCAAGGCAGTCTTCTGcggcagcgagaggcgacgacAACGTCCacgaagccgaggaagcaggaagcgaaaacgaagcagaggggTGCACAGgcaaagagggagacggcTGTGAAGACAAAGGACGTAGAGCCGACGGAGGCGCTCTGTCTGACGAGCATGAGAAGTTGTCACTTTtcggcggagaagagagaaagcgaggcagagaagacgcacgcgagtctgcatgcagaggcccCAGTGCGGAGACGTCGAGAGAGTCCTCCGAGGGAACATGGGAGGAGCAAGGCGtcggaaaagacgagaggagagaagagaaaagcgactcCGACGTCGAGGCAGGCGGCGCGAGCCAGCCGGCAGGGGCTGAAGAACGAAGCGCGTCGGAGAGAGGGAtagcgagagaagggagcGACGACGCGGTGTCTAGACAGTCCAGTCGCTTCGTCACTACCTTCTTGACCTGGCGGCTGTGCGCCACTCCGAAGAGCTTCCTGGGTCGACAGCAAGACTTGTCtgcgaacgcagagagcggCGAGCGCCGCAGGCGCTTGCGGTCGAAGAAAGGAGCGTTGTCCCCACTCCGCTCCTCCTCCGCGCCCGACAGCGCCGAGTCGGGTGTCTGCACACCCCAGCCGCAATCCGCGTCGAGCGAGGAGGACCGCGAGGAGtcgaaggcggcggcgcagCGCTTCTGAGGGCCACCGCGagtcactgcatgcgcggggcgcggctctctggagaaaaacgcggacGAAGTGGACTGAGGGAAGGGCGTCAGCGCCGGCCAGGCCAAAGGAGCGTCCGCAGCCGCGGCCGGCTCAGATCCTGCTTGAGCGCGCGAAGCAGCGGAGAACGGCAGAGTCGGGAGAGCCTCGGGGAGAGTAGACAGGCGCGAAGcttcgagaggagacaacgagGAGGTCTCTCGGAGCGCAGGGTCGAATTGCGGAGGAGccagagacaccgcagagTCGCGCGGAAAGCAGTCGGGCAACGCGGCGCCGAACTCGAACGGGGCGACGCGTTCCTTCGCCAtcgcgagacgcagacacggCGACCAatgaaaaggagagaggaagagagaaaggcgccgGTCAAATCGCGGTTCTGGGTTCTGGGATATTGGGAGTGTAGCCCCAGAACGAACAGGTCGACACCAGCAGCACCGAGCACacgagacaaaagagaccaagaagaagacagggtGAAAAAAGATGGAGGTGGACAAGATGGAGGTGGAAAAGATGGAGGTggacaagcagaagaaaagggggagACGAACGGTGAGAACAGGCGCCAGGTTTCGTGAGAACCCAAGAGAGCTGGAAGGCGCCCTCGAAGTCTCGGCATCCGAGGCTTTCCACAGAGACGCACACAGGCGGCGACAAAAACTTCAGGCAGAAAgcacggagaaaagaaggcctTCCCGGTGCTTGCAGCCCGGGTGAGAGCGCGACaaaagagggaaaagcgGAGCTTCGCGGAAAAAACGCCTTTCCTCCACCCCCGCAGGAACCTCCGTTCGGGCACACGCAGCGTGTGAgttggggtgtacgtacactggAGACACGGCCGGTGCGGGAGGGAAAAGACTccaaaaaggagaaaaccaAAAAATtcgaaaagaacagagagagcgagaggagcgagacgaagcTGGGAGTTGCGGTGCCGGATTTCGATACGAAAAGGAAGCGCCCCCCTCCCTAtcccctgcgttttcccCGAATCGCTCTCGCGGGCGTCGCACGCTTCGGCTTTCGCTCTGCGACGGTTAAAAGTCTGGAAAAGTCTCTTCTGAGAAAAAGCGTCAATTCCGCAAAAAGCGGCCTCTTTGCGGTGCCTTCGGGCCGTCCGTCTTGCCTACTTTTCGCACGGCGGCGTTgcgcgaagagaggagatcCTCGGAGCGAGAATTCCGACCTCAAGTTCTTTTTCCAGGAGCTGAAACGTTCTCTCattcgtttgtctctctttttcgaaagcgtcgtctcggACACGAGGccgcagagcgagagcgagaaaggaggaccccagaaagcgagaaaagtcGCAAAAGCAAAGTCCGCTGCGACtgggagaaaacgcgcgtCTGCCCCCGGGGGCTCAGTCTTTGGCTGTCTTCGctgaaaaacaacaaagCTCAGGATGTCAGAAAGCAGAGATCAGCGAGAGCAAACGGAAGACATGCCAAACCTCAGAAATCTTCGCGGAATGATACATGCGCAAAGGGCGCATGAACAAGGCCGATGCACTCCAATCTGCATCTGCCACCCATGAACTGTATACGTGAGATAGACGATAGatggatagatagatagaggtagagagatagagatatatagagagagagagatagatagataagtagagatatagatagagataAATAGCtatagatagataggtaGATATAGATAGTCAGAGAtgtagatagagagataggtAGTTACAGAGATAGACATAGAAAGATAGATAAACTATATAGGTAGACAGATTTCTTATATAtagtgtatatatatatatatatatatatatatgtcaacTCAGgtgtgcatatatacatacaagtTTATACAAGTATATGCAGACGTATGGGACTGAAACAGAATGTGGTAATATGCTTTTTCACGAAAGTGTACAAAATCCTTACGAATCAAACATCTAGATTCATattgcatatacatatatatatatactataGATGGATAGATGCGCGAATAAAATATTGTGTTTAATTAGCTTTGTACgtttttatatatatgtatgtatttatgaTCATATATGTAAGTGAACATCGAACTTGTAGGACTGCCTAGTTGTTAGCTGCTCACAGCATAGATCGACTGCAAGTGTAGAGAGGACTCGCCTGGCACCTTCACTGCAGACGCATTTGTTTTGCTTTTAAAACTAGTC encodes the following:
- a CDS encoding hypothetical protein (encoded by transcript TGME49_297790); its protein translation is MAKERVAPFEFGAALPDCFPRDSAVSLAPPQFDPALRETSSLSPLEASRLSTLPEALPTLPFSAASRAQAGSEPAAAADAPLAWPALTPFPQSTSSAFFSREPRPAHAVTRGGPQKRCAAAFDSSRSSSLDADCGWGVQTPDSALSGAEEERSGDNAPFFDRKRLRRSPLSAFADKSCCRPRKLFGVAHSRQVKKVVTKRLDCLDTASSLPSLAIPLSDALRSSAPAGWLAPPASTSESLFSSLLSSFPTPCSSHVPSEDSLDVSALGPLHADSRASSLPRFLSSPPKSDNFSCSSDRAPPSALRPLSSQPSPSLPVHPSASFSLPASSASWTLSSPLAAAEDCLGECIRRQSALVSAEVQMSPSGEFRAAEAAVHASEEAQTAGERASGERGESREERELTAAQWDVKRKMQETLEQQMQLYRQQMRQSESSFLPAWGGAPSMETFCL